The stretch of DNA ccaagaagagcaCTGGCGTTGgtctcgtccttgagatGAGCTGCGTTCTCAGCCATGATGTTGGTCAACTGGAATTCCCGGTTGATTTCCCGAAGCTGCCGGTCAAAGTAGCCTCTCCAAGACATAAACGCAACAACCATTTTGGTCTTGTAATCCGTCTTCTTTGACACCATTCGGTGCTGGAGATCCAGACAGATGTTGAGGATGCcatggagcagcagcagacgcGAAAATTGCGAGAAACAGGCCAGAGGGTACTCCTGCTGGTCCTCCTCGTAGTCACTCATGATTCGCTTGACACAAAACAGGAGAGAGGGCCAGTCACGATGACACTCGTTGTCGAATCGCCGAGAAGCAGACGACGGCTTGTTCTTGGGGTAAGACTGCGTCTCGGTCACGTCAGGAGCAGGTCGCAGGTTGTTAGGACCTCGGGGCTGGAGAGTGTACACAATGTAAAACTCCCGAGTGTCTCTGGCACTCCAGGCAGCATCAGTGCAGGGAAGCTCCAGATCCGTATCAAACACAGACAGGTGAGAGGTGTGTTTGAAGAGAATTGCGGCTTGGGTGTCAaggatgaagaagaagcacaGCAGCCGTTTTCGAGCCTCGTGCTTGATCCACACCTGCCAAAACGCAGCAATGTCGGGGCCCAGCTGAGGAGCGTTCTCGGTCACCATCTGGTCCTTAACCAGAGCAATGCAAGAGTACATTTCGGCGAGCTCCCACTGGTCCTTGGAGCCCAGAAGCCGGTGGAAGTAGGCAGCCAGGGCCAAGGCCTGAAGCACCCACAAGTTTTCATCTGCATTGGTGCCCCGTACCAAAGCAGCCTTGGAGTACAGCTGATGCACGTGCTGCTGCATGGTGCGGATAGCCTCCTGGTAGACTGCAGGCTCGGAGTCGTAGGTCATTCCGACACACACCATGGTAGTCACGAGCGCCTCGGGAGCCGTGTCCGGGTTGAATGACGGTCTGTGGATGATGGGGTACAGCTGGTCAAAGTTGCTCCAGAAAAGCCCCAGGTACTTGTCACGGGGCGACAAAGGCTGCGTCGGTTGTGTCTGGCTCTGTGTGTGGGTCTGCGGCGTGGGGAGATGTTGCTGGTTTGCATTTGCTGACTGTTGGGCCAGTTTGTCTTCTCGGGCCACAAAAGGCTCGGCGGGAGGTGTCAGGTCGCCGATGGTGTTGAGACACACAGGCTGGATTCCCAGTGATGGATTAAGTATCTCTGGAGAAACGCCATGGACATGCTGGGGTGGTGGCGGCGGTTGCTGCTGAATCAGATGTGTGTGTGGCGGTTGCAGCTCCGCGCGGTGCTGGGGTTGATGCTGGAGCATGTGTGGCACGTGGGGCATGGAGGGAGCTGAAGTGACGGAGGCCACAGACATTCGCATATGGGGAGGCAGCGTCAGGTCGGGCATGTTGACCGAGGAGCGAGGATAGGTGCCCtgggtggagttggagtaCTGTGACATGATAGAGCAGTCACTGGTTGTGTCTGAGTTGTCGAGGTCGGTCTTGATGCCGGCATAAAAGGCACGACCCTGGCCCTGCTGTTCAAACTCCACCATGTGCATGAAGTCCAGCTCGCTGGTGTTCTTGTCGGGCTGCGTCGGCTCCTGATGTGGGACAAACTCGCTCTTGATTTTGAACGTGTCTTCGGCTGTGGTGGCGGACTCGGGCCACTGGGCGCCAAACAGCCATGTGTAATTGTCGGTGGTGGGCGACACAATGTTGGTGTTCATGTCGATCGAGTTGCTCCTGCTCTGGGACTTCATGGAGTTGCGTCGTTGTTTACGCTCGATTTTCgctttttctttctcctcTCGCTTCTTTCGTCGTTCGTGCGAGCGCGTGTTGAGGTGCCTGTGTTAGTACAGAACTGTTGATCATAAATGGACCTGATGGATGCGAAAGCCCAGACAAATGAGAAGGTAGTACGCTGCACCACCTAGAAGAAGCTCCAGGCTAAGCGACTCTTAGAACTGTCTGCACTTTTGTGCTGCTTTGCTCGGCATCTGCTACGTGTGCCTAAGCCCGTGTGCTGCTGGCCTAGTCCCCTGCCTGAAACCGGGCTAAAAGCGTTAAAGCAGTAGAACCACTCTAGAAGCAGGCCAGGACCAACATGAGCCGCCTCCAGTAAGCAGTATGTACCCCGACACGCAAGAAAGCACCAAAAGATAACAGGTACCTTTCGGCTGGGGTGGTATTTTTGAGCTGATATCTCGCGCTGTATCTCCTCATTCTCTTCCATCCTAGAGTAATATGCTCTCTGCACATGGCATTAAACGCTCAGTGTTGCGGTCTCCACTTGTCCCCACCAACACCTCGCATTTGATACTCAGCGTGCGTTGTGTACTCACTTTTGCAGCAAGTCTGCTCGGGCAAACTTCATGGGACACTGCGGACATTGAAAAGGCAGCGTGTCGAggtctgggttagtaagTGTCTTGCCTCTTGCCTCTTGCCTCTTGCCTCTTGCCTCCATCCTCTACCACTTGCCAAGTCGCCACTCACGGTTAGCACTGTGTCGTATGAGATAATCCCGTCTGTTGAAGGTCTTTTCGCACCCCGGGTGCTTGCATTTGAATTTCCGGTCGTCGGACATGGCGGCTGAGGGCTCGACGAAGACGAATACGTGAGATACCGACGGTTGGAGGCCCTCGGGGACAACAGACGTGTGGCTATATATCACCAAAAGACCCAAACGTCAATTATGCACTATGCACGTAGCTCCAAGCCTGAAAGTCTGAAAGGGTTCTGGGTTGGAAGCTTAATGGGGCCGCTCTAAGGTTTCCGTTTTAAGCTTCTTGGTCAGTAGCTTGGTGCCAAATCTTGTAATTTAAACGTTTGGCTTTGGGCCAAGCTTTCTACCGAACTCTGTCTAGCGACGATTCGACAGGTCAGATATGAGGGGGAGAGGGAAAAACAAAAGCCTGGGGGAGAATCGTAGCAACGAGAGGTTCGCTTAGCAAGTGAAAGAGAGAGGAATCAAACGAGCAATTCGGTTTTCACGACGCACACATACAAGGCCAGAGGACTCATCCTGTACACACTGATCCTCATACATTTGGTTAGTACCTGACGCACATGATGTACgcctactcgtactgtattgtatttGTAGCTTGTTCGATATACAAGATTGATACATTTTGGTGTGCCCCACGGTTGATCCTTGTCTTGTCCTCAGATATGCCACTAATGTCTTGAGATCCGCCTCGTATGTATCGtgtatcgtactgtatCTTCCTTGGGCGTATTGTCATATTGTGCTGTAGTTTGGTTTGGTTTGGTTTGGTTCCGTCAGGCTGTCtcttttgtgtttttttgtgtccGTCAGATCGCTCGCTCCCAAAGTTAACTGGGATCGACTTAGACATCTCCGCAATCGTCGCTCAACGGTACGGGATGTGCTACGTCCCTGAGAAGACTCACAAGGCTTAGCTCAACTCACAGGTGCACAGAAAGACAGAGGGCGACACGGTTTAGGGACAATTGTAATTGAATCTTGTCTCGCCTCCCTTTGCCCGAACGGGGCGACCCACCAAAGATCCACTCGGGGGCTCCGCGAGAGAGCTCTGGCTGTTGGTGGATGTCTCTTAGTGGCACGCTGGCGCTGCTACCTACACTGGAACAGTCCAAAGACGTGTTCCAACGACGTGTCTCTTCGGGGCGACTGCAATAGCGTGCATATGTTCTTTGGTTCATGCCCCCGCACAAGGAGTGAGGCCGTTCAGGGCTGAGCTTTGTGTGcaagtac from Yarrowia lipolytica chromosome 1D, complete sequence encodes:
- a CDS encoding uncharacterized protein (Compare to YALI0D05041g, some similarities with DEHA0A12749g Debaryomyces hansenii IPF 7296.1 probable Zn finger transcription factor); translation: MSDDRKFKCKHPGCEKTFNRRDYLIRHSANHLDTLPFQCPQCPMKFARADLLQKHLNTRSHERRKKREEKEKAKIERKQRRNSMKSQSRSNSIDMNTNIVSPTTDNYTWLFGAQWPESATTAEDTFKIKSEFVPHQEPTQPDKNTSELDFMHMVEFEQQGQGRAFYAGIKTDLDNSDTTSDCSIMSQYSNSTQGTYPRSSVNMPDLTLPPHMRMSVASVTSAPSMPHVPHMLQHQPQHRAELQPPHTHLIQQQPPPPPQHVHGVSPEILNPSLGIQPVCLNTIGDLTPPAEPFVAREDKLAQQSANANQQHLPTPQTHTQSQTQPTQPLSPRDKYLGLFWSNFDQLYPIIHRPSFNPDTAPEALVTTMVCVGMTYDSEPAVYQEAIRTMQQHVHQLYSKAALVRGTNADENLWVLQALALAAYFHRLLGSKDQWELAEMYSCIALVKDQMVTENAPQLGPDIAAFWQVWIKHEARKRLLCFFFILDTQAAILFKHTSHLSVFDTDLELPCTDAAWSARDTREFYIVYTLQPRGPNNLRPAPDVTETQSYPKNKPSSASRRFDNECHRDWPSLLFCVKRIMSDYEEDQQEYPLACFSQFSRLLLLHGILNICLDLQHRMVSKKTDYKTKMVVAFMSWRGYFDRQLREINREFQLTNIMAENAAHLKDETNASALLGNMSGNEDITLQFNNYGNTPLLCSNWSLFSVGLMTLFVDTQMLRQYTGTVSSPSERVTATLRQWANGHDVTWAVWYANQLLGRVFQNEALPFLADHVAWGMFSACLTLYTFESLRRSNSPLQSPLESISESPRVENTQSEALEYIRLASQTPPEAIDDFISESAATTLMRQKYIVSVLRHTANLLSSSSREQCVYIVSHLNGILARV